In one bacterium genomic region, the following are encoded:
- a CDS encoding YraN family protein, producing the protein MSHGNKELGVLGERAAELYLLRQGYKIWFKNWRCRAGEIDIIALDQSELVYVEVKTRYPGFVAKQLLFENITATKQKKLRRLSQIFELLTPRARSAKSRRIDVIGVILDPTLKKVVSIEHLKAQV; encoded by the coding sequence TTGTCTCACGGAAACAAGGAGCTTGGGGTACTCGGCGAGAGGGCGGCAGAGCTTTATCTACTGCGCCAAGGTTATAAGATTTGGTTTAAGAATTGGCGCTGCCGCGCAGGTGAAATTGATATCATCGCGCTCGATCAATCGGAACTTGTCTACGTAGAAGTGAAAACACGTTACCCTGGGTTCGTAGCTAAGCAGCTTTTATTTGAAAACATTACTGCCACTAAGCAGAAAAAACTCCGTAGACTCTCGCAAATTTTCGAACTCTTAACCCCGCGTGCACGCTCTGCGAAATCCCGTCGCATTGATGTGATTGGGGTAATTCTTGACCCTACTTTGAAAAAAGTAGTTTCTATTGAACATCTTAAAGCCCAGGTGTAA
- a CDS encoding ribonuclease HII: MCLNLTKPFLIAGIDEAGRGPLAGPVTAAAVVLPKAYLNHELRDSKKITPKKRELLYSEIVNSALAYTIVSIGARRIDKLNILQATKLAMLLCAQKLSQHLRDVNLYFLVDGNHFFLPEQATSYLGEPIIKGDDQIAAISAASILAKVTRDRLMSKFAERYPAYEFEKHKGYGTALHCQRIEEFGPCTIHRQSFIRAIVSRKQGAWGTRREGGRALSTAPRL, encoded by the coding sequence ATGTGTTTAAACCTGACAAAGCCGTTTTTGATTGCTGGAATAGATGAAGCAGGTCGCGGCCCACTGGCAGGCCCCGTTACGGCAGCTGCCGTAGTGCTTCCAAAGGCTTATCTCAATCACGAGCTACGTGATTCAAAAAAAATTACGCCAAAGAAACGCGAATTACTTTACTCGGAAATAGTGAATTCGGCTTTAGCCTACACAATTGTTTCAATCGGAGCGCGTCGCATCGACAAGCTTAATATTTTACAAGCAACAAAGCTGGCGATGTTGCTTTGTGCTCAGAAGCTCAGCCAGCACCTGCGCGACGTAAATCTCTATTTTTTAGTTGATGGAAACCATTTTTTCTTACCTGAGCAGGCAACATCATACCTGGGAGAGCCGATAATAAAAGGGGACGATCAGATTGCAGCTATTTCAGCTGCCTCGATTCTTGCAAAAGTTACGCGAGATCGTTTGATGAGTAAATTTGCTGAACGTTATCCTGCGTATGAATTTGAAAAGCATAAAGGCTATGGCACTGCACTACACTGTCAACGGATTGAAGAATTCGGTCCTTGCACGATTCACCGGCAGTCCTTCATCCGTGCAATTGTCTCACGGAAACAAGGAGCTTGGGGTACTCGGCGAGAGGGCGGCAGAGCTTTATCTACTGCGCCAAGGTTATAA
- the gatC gene encoding Asp-tRNA(Asn)/Glu-tRNA(Gln) amidotransferase subunit GatC: MSLSTAEVKHIAKLAAFKLNDEQIEHIKGELNAILDYVAQLQEVNTEGVPPTSHVHGVTNVFREDVSQESLPVEALERNAPDFADGGFRVPKIIG, from the coding sequence GTGAGTCTCTCTACTGCTGAAGTAAAACATATCGCAAAGCTTGCAGCCTTCAAGCTCAATGACGAGCAAATCGAACATATCAAAGGCGAATTAAATGCCATCCTTGACTATGTTGCACAGCTGCAAGAGGTGAACACTGAAGGAGTCCCGCCCACATCGCATGTGCACGGAGTCACAAATGTATTCCGCGAGGATGTTTCGCAGGAGTCCCTCCCAGTTGAAGCACTCGAGCGTAACGCTCCTGATTTTGCTGACGGTGGCTTCCGCGTACCTAAAATTATTGGTTAA